A part of Paenibacillus sp. 481 genomic DNA contains:
- the pelF gene encoding GT4 family glycosyltransferase PelF, protein MRIALIAEGSYPYVTGGVSSWVHSLISSMPEHEFVIYAIGASSEQQGKYKYDLPANVVQVCEYFLDAHLQDEGKWGKRYRISPQERDALLAFISGASHVDWQVLFNWMSDGGFGSAANFLRSRDYFDLLSELSETKFQYVPFTEWFWTVRSMVLPLFVLLREPIPQADLYHCVTTGYAGVIGSMAKWRTGKPLIITEHGIYSREREEEIIKAEWVPSYFKEQWIDYFYMLCNCAYESADQVITLFGRNREIQIELGCSSSKISIIPNGVEFHDYVGLPAKAVGDNRIHVGAIVRVVPIKDIKTMIQAFAIVKQEVPDSTFWIIGPYDEDPEYYAECQALLEALAVEEVTFTGSMQISNIIGKMDLLVLSSISEGQPLAVLEGMAAGKPFVTTDVGSCKELLYGMDDAYGPAGFVAPVMNVDSIAQAIIELCNHPDERVRMGVAGQERVRNLYSKQQFIQSYVALYESYEEGRTWQASALN, encoded by the coding sequence ATGAGAATAGCGCTAATCGCGGAGGGGTCATACCCTTACGTCACTGGCGGCGTATCCAGTTGGGTGCACTCCCTTATCAGTTCCATGCCGGAGCATGAATTTGTGATTTATGCCATAGGAGCAAGCTCTGAACAGCAAGGAAAGTACAAATACGACTTGCCCGCAAATGTAGTTCAGGTGTGCGAATATTTTTTGGATGCGCATCTTCAGGATGAGGGCAAGTGGGGGAAAAGGTACCGTATCTCGCCACAGGAGCGGGATGCTCTGCTCGCCTTTATTAGCGGAGCGTCACATGTCGATTGGCAGGTGTTATTTAACTGGATGTCAGACGGAGGTTTTGGTTCGGCAGCTAATTTTTTGCGTAGTCGCGATTATTTTGACTTGCTATCAGAGCTTAGCGAGACAAAGTTTCAGTATGTGCCATTTACAGAATGGTTCTGGACGGTGCGCTCCATGGTACTGCCCTTGTTCGTTCTGCTGCGCGAGCCGATTCCGCAGGCAGATTTGTACCATTGTGTAACGACAGGGTACGCTGGCGTAATTGGAAGCATGGCAAAATGGCGGACAGGTAAGCCGCTTATCATAACTGAGCACGGTATTTATTCGCGAGAGCGGGAAGAGGAAATTATTAAGGCGGAATGGGTGCCTAGCTATTTTAAGGAGCAATGGATTGACTATTTTTATATGCTCTGTAATTGTGCCTACGAATCTGCGGATCAAGTCATTACGTTATTTGGCCGTAATCGTGAAATTCAAATCGAGCTTGGGTGCAGCTCAAGTAAAATTAGCATTATTCCTAACGGAGTCGAGTTTCACGACTATGTTGGACTGCCTGCAAAAGCAGTAGGCGACAATCGTATACACGTCGGTGCCATCGTGCGCGTCGTACCGATTAAAGACATTAAGACGATGATTCAGGCATTCGCCATCGTGAAACAAGAGGTGCCGGACTCGACATTTTGGATCATTGGCCCTTATGACGAAGATCCTGAATATTACGCAGAATGTCAGGCGCTGTTGGAAGCGTTGGCAGTAGAAGAAGTAACGTTTACAGGTAGTATGCAGATTAGCAATATTATTGGCAAAATGGACTTACTTGTGTTGTCGAGCATCAGCGAGGGGCAACCATTGGCCGTGCTTGAAGGGATGGCCGCTGGCAAGCCGTTCGTGACAACGGATGTTGGCAGTTGTAAAGAACTGCTGTATGGCATGGATGACGCCTATGGCCCAGCAGGATTTGTGGCTCCTGTTATGAATGTGGACAGCATCGCGCAAGCGATTATCGAGCTGTGCAATCATCCAGATGAACGTGTGCGCATGGGAGTAGCGGGTCAGGAGCGGGTTAGAAATCTTTATAGTAAGCAGCAATTTATTCAATCGTATGTTGCGTTGTATGAAAGCTACGAGGAGGGGCGCACATGGCAGGCATCGGCTTTGAATTGA
- a CDS encoding DUF2194 domain-containing protein has product MQRQENQQGEQQNNRRDEQQQDEQNQNRQNEQRQNQHEHSQGVNPNERQLTKLDKSRGHVQRASIIFMLAIVLILGGVLQFSRSQSLEHIGSVQQVEQAIANVKWQSLSLTADKKATFNTQRLAIAYDQQDEQSMRLTRNIERVLTDMKWAHDLVDVNKLKVGSTVNDYYGVVLTKPDLSTLPDSDWIEHYVTSGGRLLFAVVPTVDGEFYSVYRKLGINDMGGHIQTSGIRIETDFMLGAKGASFKGDSLTNVSLSVTLEDDVAVHVKSEQGVPLLWETALGKGKIVVFNGSILQEKTSRGLAGSAIGLLADTYAYPVINAKVIYLDDFPAPLPIGINESLFETYRRSLQRFFKEVWWPDMIRLAAKHDLRYTGAVIQSYDNDVTPPFEQASSAETTHLLSFGHELLKNKGEIAIHGYNHQSLSTNLKKSAFFGYKPWPNESSMEQSIKEVNKYVEGAFPGIHLHTYVPPSNVLTPEGRAALKQAWPKIGVISSVFAEDQNKNAYVQEFGVAADGIIELPRMTAGFTQSEYNNWIMMNAASYLGVFSHFVHPDDVLDERRSGSYSWSQMYKNLSAYLSMQESHYGWLRPMTAAGASHETLKWAKADVTLDYKQQGVNGYVNQFGGELQFILRTDQRITNQRNCKVTPLGQSAYLVKVAAPEFSIQWGGQ; this is encoded by the coding sequence ATGCAACGGCAGGAGAACCAGCAAGGTGAGCAGCAGAACAACCGGCGGGATGAGCAGCAGCAGGATGAACAGAATCAGAACCGCCAGAATGAGCAGCGTCAGAACCAGCACGAGCACTCGCAGGGCGTAAACCCTAACGAGCGACAGCTTACGAAGTTAGACAAGAGCCGAGGGCATGTGCAGCGTGCAAGCATAATCTTTATGCTTGCGATCGTGCTTATATTAGGCGGTGTACTGCAATTTTCCCGCTCGCAAAGTTTAGAGCACATTGGCAGCGTTCAGCAGGTAGAGCAGGCTATCGCGAATGTCAAATGGCAGAGCCTTTCGCTAACTGCTGATAAGAAGGCCACTTTCAATACGCAGCGCTTAGCGATCGCATACGATCAGCAGGATGAGCAAAGTATGCGATTGACGCGCAATATCGAGCGAGTGCTGACCGATATGAAGTGGGCGCATGATCTTGTGGACGTCAACAAACTTAAAGTAGGAAGCACAGTGAATGATTATTACGGTGTGGTGCTGACTAAGCCCGATCTGTCCACGCTGCCAGACAGCGACTGGATCGAACACTATGTAACATCTGGTGGCAGGCTGCTGTTTGCAGTAGTTCCGACAGTGGATGGGGAATTTTATAGCGTGTATCGAAAGCTAGGTATCAATGATATGGGTGGACATATCCAAACGTCTGGTATTCGGATAGAGACCGATTTCATGCTCGGTGCGAAAGGTGCGTCATTTAAAGGGGATTCGTTGACGAATGTGTCACTTTCGGTCACGTTGGAAGACGACGTTGCGGTACATGTTAAAAGTGAGCAAGGTGTACCGTTGTTGTGGGAAACGGCATTAGGTAAAGGCAAAATAGTCGTATTTAACGGTTCTATACTTCAAGAGAAGACGAGTCGAGGCTTAGCGGGAAGTGCTATCGGGTTACTTGCCGATACTTATGCCTATCCGGTCATAAATGCGAAAGTTATATATTTGGACGATTTCCCAGCGCCGCTTCCTATAGGGATCAATGAGTCCTTGTTTGAAACGTATCGACGTAGTTTGCAACGCTTTTTTAAAGAAGTATGGTGGCCTGACATGATAAGACTCGCTGCTAAGCACGATCTGCGATATACCGGGGCAGTTATTCAATCGTATGACAATGATGTGACACCGCCTTTTGAGCAAGCATCTAGTGCCGAGACGACTCATCTGCTTTCGTTTGGACATGAGTTGTTAAAGAACAAGGGAGAAATCGCGATTCATGGATATAACCATCAATCGCTGTCCACTAATCTTAAAAAGTCAGCTTTTTTCGGTTACAAACCTTGGCCGAACGAATCTTCCATGGAACAATCCATAAAAGAAGTGAACAAATATGTAGAGGGTGCGTTTCCAGGTATCCATTTGCACACGTATGTTCCTCCTTCTAATGTCTTAACACCAGAAGGGCGCGCAGCGCTTAAACAAGCTTGGCCGAAGATTGGCGTCATCTCATCTGTTTTTGCTGAAGACCAAAATAAGAACGCCTACGTACAAGAATTTGGGGTCGCCGCGGATGGCATAATCGAGCTGCCACGAATGACAGCTGGCTTTACCCAATCGGAGTATAACAATTGGATTATGATGAATGCCGCATCTTATTTAGGCGTATTTTCACATTTTGTTCATCCTGACGATGTGCTGGACGAGCGTAGAAGTGGTTCCTATTCGTGGAGCCAGATGTACAAAAATTTAAGTGCGTACTTATCCATGCAGGAATCGCATTATGGTTGGCTTCGCCCGATGACGGCAGCTGGAGCAAGTCATGAAACGTTAAAATGGGCGAAGGCGGATGTGACGCTCGATTATAAACAGCAAGGGGTTAACGGTTATGTAAACCAATTTGGTGGAGAGCTGCAATTTATATTGCGTACGGATCAAAGGATAACAAATCAGCGTAATTGCAAAGTAACGCCGCTTGGACAATCCGCCTACTTGGTGAAAGTAGCAGCACCCGAATTTTCAATCCAATGGGGAGGTCAGTAG
- a CDS encoding NAD-dependent epimerase/dehydratase family protein — protein sequence MRILVTGGCGFIGSFVAERFYKEGHQVWIIDNLSTGQRSNLTFSPTCYEMNVEDARCEEVFKSGKFDVVVHLAAQVDVETSVRSPQQDAQANIMGLLNMLRLSKAYGVKKFIFASSAAVYGSEGEIPLNEHAEQNPVSPYGIHKWFGEHYCQKWSELYELPTLCFRFSNVFGPRQGNSGEGGVVSIFIQRMLRNEQLIVYGDGGQTRDFIYVEDVADAIYRASDSYLHGVYNLSTTTETSIVQLIDHLADNHPIPHVIHKQPREGDIYRSSLDNSRLKRDLEWVPLYSVQEGLQKTFAWFQTNAQETEHRSNHPTKSTLLQRRSSMRQPWLPLLENMIAFLLVALLTLYPATWIQHLSLDFTLIYITLIGIIYGSRQAMIAVGLSTLLYFAHLNEEGREWVSLLFDTEVLFDVSMYLLLGLVLGFTTDKRLQQLRLAEQRIETQEERYTFLKKVFDDTSEMKDALERNMVNSKDSIGRLYRIVTEMESLEPEKVMTSAVSVLEQMLETDAVAIYAVSTGDYLRLRVHSKKERAWLKSLQLHDNHDIERVVYKQTPWFNRELNPNSPMMVAPVVFEGETIAIVTVYEMPFERMNPYAENAFRIAVDMFSKSLGRALQYSDAVRTDRYITGTQLLRRFAFEQMLSQKQEAKRKHHVPYVLIKIEGLGLDWKDWGARIVGALRDTDYVGTEQGDSVMALLSNTDESEVETVRARINQLGLTTRVIVEPDWQSREKVYG from the coding sequence GTGAGAATACTGGTAACAGGTGGTTGTGGTTTTATTGGTTCATTTGTGGCTGAACGATTTTACAAAGAAGGACATCAAGTTTGGATTATCGACAATCTAAGCACAGGTCAGCGATCCAATCTTACATTTAGCCCAACATGTTACGAAATGAATGTCGAAGATGCTCGATGTGAAGAAGTATTCAAGAGTGGTAAGTTTGATGTCGTTGTACATTTAGCTGCTCAAGTTGATGTTGAAACATCCGTCCGATCCCCACAGCAAGATGCGCAAGCCAATATTATGGGATTGTTGAACATGTTGCGCCTCTCCAAAGCGTATGGTGTAAAAAAATTTATATTCGCCTCATCCGCAGCCGTGTATGGTTCAGAAGGCGAAATCCCGTTAAATGAACACGCCGAGCAAAATCCGGTTTCTCCCTACGGCATTCATAAATGGTTCGGTGAGCACTACTGTCAGAAGTGGTCAGAGCTGTATGAACTACCGACCCTATGTTTTCGCTTCTCGAATGTATTTGGACCACGCCAAGGCAACTCCGGAGAGGGGGGCGTTGTATCGATATTTATACAGCGTATGCTCCGTAATGAACAATTGATTGTTTATGGCGATGGCGGCCAAACCCGAGATTTTATTTATGTAGAAGACGTCGCTGATGCAATATATCGGGCTTCGGATTCATACTTGCATGGTGTCTACAATCTTTCCACCACGACCGAAACATCTATTGTCCAACTGATCGACCACCTTGCTGACAATCACCCCATACCTCATGTTATTCATAAGCAGCCAAGAGAAGGTGACATTTATCGCTCATCACTTGATAACTCCCGATTGAAACGAGATTTGGAGTGGGTTCCTCTTTACAGTGTACAAGAGGGACTGCAAAAAACGTTCGCATGGTTTCAAACAAATGCGCAGGAGACGGAACATCGTTCCAACCACCCAACGAAATCAACATTACTTCAACGTCGATCCTCTATGCGCCAACCGTGGCTTCCACTACTAGAAAATATGATCGCATTTTTACTGGTTGCCCTGCTTACCTTATATCCTGCTACTTGGATTCAACACCTATCACTAGATTTCACCCTAATTTATATTACTTTAATCGGAATTATATATGGTTCACGCCAAGCGATGATTGCGGTTGGATTATCTACCTTATTGTATTTTGCTCATTTAAACGAGGAAGGCCGAGAATGGGTGTCGTTGTTATTTGACACAGAAGTGCTGTTCGATGTTTCGATGTATTTACTGCTAGGGCTTGTATTAGGCTTTACGACAGATAAGCGTCTTCAGCAATTGAGGTTGGCAGAACAACGCATTGAAACGCAAGAAGAGCGCTATACCTTTTTGAAAAAAGTGTTTGATGATACAAGCGAGATGAAAGATGCGTTAGAGCGCAATATGGTCAATTCCAAGGACAGTATTGGGCGATTGTATCGTATTGTGACCGAAATGGAGAGTTTGGAGCCGGAAAAAGTGATGACCTCAGCAGTGAGCGTGCTGGAGCAGATGTTGGAGACAGATGCGGTAGCGATTTATGCCGTTAGCACAGGCGACTATTTGCGCTTGCGAGTCCACTCCAAGAAGGAGCGCGCGTGGCTGAAATCACTCCAGTTACATGATAATCATGACATTGAGCGCGTCGTATATAAGCAGACGCCTTGGTTCAACAGGGAGCTGAATCCGAACAGTCCTATGATGGTTGCCCCTGTTGTGTTTGAAGGAGAGACGATAGCCATCGTTACCGTTTACGAGATGCCATTTGAGCGAATGAATCCATATGCCGAGAACGCGTTCCGCATTGCTGTCGATATGTTCTCTAAATCGTTAGGACGCGCGCTGCAATATTCGGATGCTGTACGTACAGACCGTTATATTACGGGCACGCAGTTGTTAAGAAGATTCGCCTTTGAACAAATGTTGTCACAGAAACAGGAAGCAAAACGGAAGCACCACGTCCCATACGTACTTATAAAAATAGAAGGTCTAGGGCTTGATTGGAAGGATTGGGGGGCACGAATTGTTGGTGCCTTGCGGGACACGGACTATGTCGGAACTGAGCAGGGCGATAGTGTAATGGCATTGCTATCTAATACGGACGAGAGCGAAGTGGAGACGGTAAGAGCGCGTATTAACCAACTTGGTTTAACGACACGCGTAATAGTGGAGCCTGATTGGCAGAGTAGGGAAAAAGTATATGGATAA
- a CDS encoding M60 family metallopeptidase codes for MKKNVWAALCVTSLLANLSGPIAYANQGLQPTITSIPLPEMVEQSSVTDSVYRKPPVLQNRLNKPNPLTTRSAIQHESLANDLELLYRNLTHIPTQTGSYVGGVSALTDHAFVVAASTETTPFMAGARYGQGRVIAAGDEDFINLARNDSSESAIVTRNLLLWLTEHGQAQATAGQITRYEDALQRKGKLRIYSKGALPVHSSLPIQHISVASWTQQPLDAATTPVAIVNATITDEEAHVLEQYVREGGSIVVALKGWVLQMYPQYYISNVQGTAQLSTHYPVQRLLNTVGLSLLDNTAVSDGSSAPKLSANQSRSYQINRLLTQVQAVEDNKLPAEALEIGTVNSSAEDKLTLAADLLRLSFTSLTERAELRHVLEQETGHLQNQLTLPLHKEYKPYSSAILAFTFNNTALDTNRHKSPLADTFPGKVANEAPRVNDQRVTVNFDYYAAQELLMYAAPEPWVSTGLYAPAGEDIIIDVPAGTPSLDVLVGAHTDTLLDKEIWERPPIVSLRHTLQPGQNRINSPYGGLIYFIPAQSKPTQVDLTVSGSVRAPYFDLATTSETEWKESIRHLGAPWAELRGKRILLTVPADDIRRLENPVALLQAWDNLLDQFDKLNGTGANKPNPHRAYHLPFHLVADKQISDGYMHAGVPIMYPIGVESRDAVSIDGLKNNWGFWHEIGHNYQQDPWTWTDNTEVTVNIFSMFAQQYFGKPSRLLEKDAAGKSAYDYALSFVALPEGSKRYGDSKQLDLIPQLVMLKQLQMAYGWDFYTKLFTAYRELPQAQQPNDVQQEKDMFVVMASKQSGTNLLPFFEKWGFPFTNDARAQVNALQLPALKEQIWLYREDVPVKPTPRPDTEEPSNGSTNGSGNEGTGGTEGTEGTEDTEGTEDTGGVTPSAPVWQPNKAYVKGNRVSYQGKVYEAKWWTQGHTPDRTVRNEWQSPWKAVH; via the coding sequence ATGAAAAAGAATGTTTGGGCCGCACTCTGTGTCACTTCCCTATTAGCTAACCTTTCCGGTCCAATTGCATACGCCAATCAGGGATTACAGCCTACGATTACATCTATTCCCTTGCCGGAAATGGTTGAACAATCATCCGTCACAGATTCTGTGTACAGGAAGCCCCCGGTCCTTCAGAACCGCCTTAATAAACCTAACCCATTAACTACTCGAAGCGCTATCCAACATGAATCCCTAGCTAATGACCTTGAGCTGTTGTATCGTAACCTGACTCACATTCCAACTCAGACAGGCTCTTACGTCGGGGGCGTTAGCGCCTTGACCGACCATGCATTTGTCGTAGCTGCATCTACGGAGACAACCCCTTTTATGGCTGGCGCACGCTATGGCCAAGGCCGGGTAATTGCCGCGGGTGATGAAGATTTCATTAACCTGGCTCGCAACGACAGCAGCGAATCCGCAATCGTTACGCGCAACCTATTATTGTGGCTGACTGAACACGGACAAGCACAAGCCACAGCAGGTCAGATTACACGTTATGAAGATGCGCTCCAGAGAAAAGGAAAGCTCCGTATCTACTCTAAAGGAGCCCTGCCCGTTCACTCTTCACTCCCGATACAACATATAAGCGTGGCGTCTTGGACGCAGCAGCCACTGGATGCTGCAACTACTCCCGTAGCAATCGTTAACGCTACCATCACTGATGAGGAAGCACACGTGCTTGAACAATACGTGCGCGAGGGTGGTAGCATTGTCGTTGCTTTAAAGGGTTGGGTCCTTCAAATGTACCCGCAATATTACATCTCTAATGTTCAGGGGACTGCACAACTAAGCACTCACTATCCTGTGCAGAGGCTGTTGAATACGGTTGGCTTAAGTTTGTTGGATAACACGGCTGTATCAGATGGATCAAGTGCACCAAAACTGTCTGCAAACCAATCACGTAGCTACCAAATCAACCGTCTATTAACGCAAGTTCAAGCTGTTGAGGATAACAAATTGCCCGCTGAAGCGCTTGAAATAGGCACTGTAAACTCCAGCGCAGAGGATAAGCTTACGTTGGCGGCCGATTTGCTTCGTCTGTCATTTACTTCGTTGACAGAACGTGCTGAACTGCGCCACGTGCTAGAGCAAGAAACAGGACACTTGCAAAATCAGCTGACTCTGCCGCTCCATAAAGAGTACAAGCCTTACTCAAGTGCGATTTTAGCCTTTACGTTTAATAATACTGCTTTAGATACGAACCGACATAAGTCACCGTTAGCGGATACGTTCCCCGGCAAAGTTGCTAATGAAGCGCCACGCGTGAACGATCAACGTGTTACTGTAAACTTTGATTATTACGCAGCGCAAGAGCTACTTATGTATGCGGCACCGGAGCCGTGGGTAAGCACAGGTCTCTACGCGCCCGCGGGTGAGGACATCATCATAGATGTGCCTGCGGGAACGCCATCGCTGGATGTATTAGTAGGCGCACATACAGACACCTTGCTTGACAAGGAAATCTGGGAGCGACCGCCAATTGTTTCACTGAGACACACTTTGCAACCAGGTCAAAATCGAATTAATAGCCCCTACGGCGGACTTATTTATTTTATTCCAGCGCAATCCAAGCCCACACAAGTAGACTTAACGGTTAGCGGTTCAGTTCGTGCACCCTATTTCGACTTAGCGACGACCAGCGAAACAGAGTGGAAAGAATCGATTCGACATTTAGGGGCACCTTGGGCAGAACTTCGTGGCAAACGAATCTTGTTAACCGTTCCTGCTGATGATATACGCCGCCTAGAGAACCCTGTAGCACTGCTGCAAGCATGGGACAACTTACTTGACCAGTTTGACAAACTAAACGGTACAGGGGCAAACAAACCGAATCCACATCGTGCGTACCACTTGCCCTTCCACCTGGTTGCCGATAAACAAATTAGCGATGGCTACATGCATGCTGGAGTACCGATCATGTATCCTATCGGTGTTGAATCACGAGATGCTGTCAGCATCGATGGGCTGAAAAATAACTGGGGCTTTTGGCATGAAATCGGGCACAATTATCAACAGGACCCTTGGACATGGACTGATAATACGGAAGTAACGGTCAATATATTCTCTATGTTTGCTCAACAATATTTCGGCAAGCCGTCCCGTCTACTTGAGAAAGATGCAGCTGGAAAATCAGCTTATGATTATGCCCTTTCTTTCGTTGCGCTTCCAGAAGGATCAAAACGATATGGCGATTCGAAACAGCTCGATCTGATTCCCCAACTCGTTATGCTAAAGCAGTTGCAAATGGCTTACGGTTGGGATTTCTACACGAAGCTGTTCACTGCATATCGTGAGCTACCGCAAGCACAGCAGCCTAACGACGTGCAGCAAGAAAAAGATATGTTTGTGGTGATGGCATCGAAGCAAAGCGGTACGAACCTGCTGCCATTCTTTGAAAAATGGGGCTTCCCGTTCACGAACGACGCCCGTGCACAGGTTAACGCGTTGCAACTGCCCGCACTGAAGGAGCAAATATGGCTGTACCGTGAAGACGTGCCTGTAAAGCCTACACCTAGACCAGATACCGAAGAGCCTAGCAACGGCTCTACCAATGGTTCAGGCAATGAAGGCACCGGAGGTACTGAAGGTACTGAAGGTACTGAAGATACTGAAGGTACTGAAGATACTGGAGGAGTAACGCCATCGGCCCCTGTTTGGCAGCCGAATAAAGCGTATGTTAAAGGTAATCGTGTCTCTTATCAGGGTAAAGTGTATGAAGCAAAATGGTGGACGCAAGGACACACTCCTGACAGAACAGTACGAAATGAATGGCAGTCGCCGTGGAAAGCTGTTCATTAA
- a CDS encoding ABC transporter substrate-binding protein, whose amino-acid sequence MKWLAVVLAVMLALTALAGCTSDKQTLNLYSWADNFDPETLKKFETEFNVKVNYTQFANNEELLAKIKAGGAGYDVIQPSDYMVASMIKQDLLEPLNKTNIPNFQYIADRFKSPDYDPDSKHSIVYTWGVTGIAYNKKYVKEPITSWNDLWNEKYKGKVLLLDDNREMIGMALKKAGKTNSSTNEADVKAAVDDLRTLVPNVLAFDTDNIKQKLITEEGWIATVWSGDAAFSAKENKDLAYVVPKEGSTIFADTYAIPKGSKNKELAEKFINFMMDPQNSAQNYEYVGYSNPVTKAKEFHSKEYLDNSMINLTDEELARTEWLADVSKSIQLYDRLWTELKSGR is encoded by the coding sequence ATGAAATGGCTCGCGGTCGTATTGGCCGTTATGTTGGCATTAACAGCACTCGCTGGTTGCACGTCGGATAAACAAACGCTTAACTTATACAGCTGGGCGGATAACTTCGACCCTGAAACGTTAAAGAAATTCGAGACCGAATTTAACGTGAAGGTTAACTACACGCAATTTGCTAACAACGAAGAGCTGCTGGCGAAAATTAAAGCTGGCGGGGCAGGTTACGATGTAATCCAGCCGTCGGACTATATGGTGGCAAGCATGATCAAGCAGGACTTGCTCGAGCCGCTGAATAAGACCAATATTCCGAACTTCCAATACATTGCGGATCGTTTCAAAAGCCCTGATTATGATCCGGACAGCAAACACTCCATCGTGTACACGTGGGGCGTAACAGGTATTGCATACAACAAAAAGTATGTAAAAGAACCGATTACAAGCTGGAACGATTTGTGGAATGAAAAGTATAAAGGTAAAGTGTTGCTTCTTGACGACAACCGCGAAATGATCGGTATGGCGTTGAAAAAAGCAGGCAAGACGAACAGCTCGACGAACGAAGCGGACGTTAAAGCGGCTGTAGATGATTTACGTACGCTTGTACCGAACGTGCTTGCATTTGACACGGACAACATTAAGCAGAAGCTAATTACTGAAGAGGGCTGGATCGCTACAGTTTGGTCTGGTGACGCTGCTTTTAGTGCAAAAGAAAACAAAGACCTGGCTTACGTTGTGCCTAAAGAAGGCAGTACGATCTTCGCTGATACGTATGCGATTCCTAAAGGCTCGAAAAATAAGGAACTGGCAGAGAAGTTCATCAATTTCATGATGGACCCACAAAACAGTGCACAGAACTATGAGTATGTAGGCTATAGCAATCCGGTAACGAAGGCGAAAGAGTTCCATTCCAAAGAGTATTTGGATAATTCGATGATTAACTTGACGGATGAGGAACTGGCGCGTACGGAGTGGCTAGCGGACGTGAGTAAGTCGATCCAATTGTACGATCGCTTATGGACGGAATTGAAGAGCGGACGCTAA
- a CDS encoding ABC transporter permease, which yields MKPSGQVKKNPLLGFHSVLMVIFLYLPVVFIIVYSFNDSRISTNWSGFTLDWYAALLDNRQVMEALSNSLIIAVISTTVSTVLGTMAALGLRKMHGKKKKGAVSLLYLPIIVPEIIMGLSLLVLFSQFHIPLGKFTVIVAHITFSVAYVYVIVSSRLANMGKQLEEAASDLGATPWQAFRYVTLPTIWPGVVAGALIAFTLSIDDFITSFFVAGPNSSTLPIYIYASVKRGISPEINALCTILIVVSVLLIILAQWLQNRGSDKKRSSTLPF from the coding sequence ATGAAGCCTTCCGGCCAAGTGAAAAAGAATCCGCTTCTCGGATTCCATTCGGTGTTAATGGTTATTTTTCTATACTTGCCTGTCGTGTTCATTATTGTGTACTCCTTTAATGATTCACGCATTAGTACGAATTGGAGTGGCTTTACGCTAGATTGGTATGCCGCATTGTTGGATAACCGTCAAGTGATGGAGGCGTTATCCAATAGCTTAATTATTGCGGTTATTTCTACAACCGTATCTACGGTGCTAGGGACGATGGCAGCGCTTGGATTGCGTAAAATGCATGGAAAGAAGAAGAAGGGTGCAGTAAGCCTGTTGTATTTACCGATTATTGTTCCGGAAATCATTATGGGATTGTCATTGCTCGTATTGTTTAGTCAGTTCCATATCCCGCTGGGCAAGTTTACAGTTATCGTTGCGCACATCACGTTTAGTGTTGCATACGTATACGTTATTGTGTCTTCGCGACTTGCAAATATGGGTAAGCAGTTGGAGGAAGCTGCGTCTGATCTAGGTGCTACACCTTGGCAGGCGTTTCGTTATGTGACATTGCCAACCATTTGGCCAGGTGTTGTTGCAGGGGCGTTGATTGCATTCACCCTGTCCATTGATGACTTTATTACGAGCTTCTTTGTGGCTGGTCCGAACTCATCCACGTTGCCGATCTATATATATGCTTCGGTGAAGCGTGGGATTTCGCCTGAAATTAACGCACTCTGTACGATATTAATCGTAGTGAGTGTCTTGCTTATCATATTGGCGCAATGGTTGCAGAATCGTGGCAGCGACAAGAAACGCAGCTCTACGCTACCTTTCTAA